One window of the Clostridium sp. MB40-C1 genome contains the following:
- a CDS encoding MetS family NSS transporter small subunit produces MTVSAMIFFGIGATVLWGGLLTTLIISMKKDNYSESN; encoded by the coding sequence ATGACAGTAAGCGCAATGATATTTTTCGGTATAGGTGCAACCGTACTTTGGGGAGGATTATTGACTACTCTAATAATTTCAATGAAAAAAGACAACTACTCTGAAAGTAATTAA